The Lemur catta isolate mLemCat1 chromosome 8, mLemCat1.pri, whole genome shotgun sequence genome has a segment encoding these proteins:
- the ITM2C gene encoding integral membrane protein 2C: MVKISFQPAVAGIKGDKADKASASAAAPAPAPAAEILLTPAREEQPPCHRSKKGSSVGGVCYLSMGMVVLLMGLVFASVYIYRYFFLAQLARDNFFRCGVLYEDSLSSQVRTQMELEEDVKIYLEENYERINVPVPQFGGGDPADIIHDFQRGLTAYHDISLDKCYVIELNTTIVLPPRNFWELLMNVKRGTYLPQTYIIQEEMVVTEHISDKEALGSFIYHLCNGKDTYRLRRRATRRRISKREAKHCNAIRHFENTFVVETLICGVV; encoded by the exons ATGGTGAAGATCAGTTTCCAGCCCGCCGTGGCCGGCATCAAGGGCGACAAGGCCGACAAGGCTTCGGCGTCGGCCGCGGCCCCGGCGCCTGCCCCGGCCGCCGAGATCCTGCTGACGCCGGCTAGG GAGGAGCAGCCCCCCTGCCACCGCTCCAAGAAGGGGAGCTCAGTGGGCGGCGTGTGCTACCTGTCGATGGGCATGGTCGTGCTGCTCATGGGCCTGGTGTTCGCCTCGGTCTACATCTACAGATACTTCTTCCTTGCTCAG CTGGCCCGAGACAACTTCTTCCGCTGCGGTGTGCTCTACGAGGACTCCCTGTCCTCCCAAGTCCGCACTCAGATGGAGCTGGAGGAGGACGTGAAGATCTACCTGGAAGAGAACTATGAGCGCATCAATGTCCCTGTGCCCCAGTTTGGCGGCGGCGACCCTGCAGACATCATCCACGACTTCCAGCGG GGTCTGACCGCCTACCACGACATCTCCCTGGACAAGTGCTACGTCATTGAACTCAACACCACCATCGTGCTGCCCCCACGCAACTTCTGGGAGCTCCTCATGAATGTGAAG AGAGGGACCTATCTCCCACAGACGTACATCATCCAGGAGGAGATGGTGGTCACGGAGCACATCAGTGACAAGGAGGCCCTGGGCTCCTTCATCTACCACCTGTGCAACGGGAAGGACACCTACCGGCTGCGGCGCCGGGCTACCCGGAGGC GGATCAGCAAGCGTGAGGCCAAGCACTGCAACGCCATCCGCCACTTTGAGAACACCTTCGTGGTGGAGACGCTCATCTGCGGGGTGGTGTga